The Arachis ipaensis cultivar K30076 chromosome B07, Araip1.1, whole genome shotgun sequence genome includes a window with the following:
- the LOC107608102 gene encoding probable O-methyltransferase 3, which yields MEFQSGEKADHAKFLKAHSHVWNHIFSSINSMSLKCAVELGIPDAIHNYGKPMPLSQLIASLPIHPSKASFIHRLMRILIHSGIFVTENVINNNNEVEIGYVLTDSSMFLLKNNPFSVTPLMLIKLGPTVTKAWHHLSDWFKNDDLTAFETAHGMTFWEYTDSVPKYGQSFIDAMASDSRFVSSLLLDDKCKRVFEGLESLVDVGGGTGTVAKAIAESFPNLKCSVFDLPSVVAGLQGTDNLEYIAGDMFADPIPPSHAILLKWILHNWNDEECVKILKKCKEAIMQKRKGGKVIIIDMVVEDDDKKGCYDQSLETQLFFDMLMMMLFSGKERNKREWSNLIVSAGFTDYKITPILGLRSIIEIYP from the exons ATGGAATTCCAAAGTGGAGAGAAGGCTGATCATGCCAAATTTCTTAAAGCTCACAGCCACGTGTGGAATCATATTTTTAGTTCCATAAACTCTATGTCTCTTAAATGTGCAGTTGAGCTAGGCATACCTGATGCCATACACAATTATGGCAAACCCATGCCTCTCTCACAACTCATTGCTTCATTGCCAATTCATCCATCAAAAGCCTCCTTCATCCATCGCTTGATGAGAATCTTGATCCATTCCGGCATCTTTGTTACCGAAAATGTTATCAATAATAATAACGAGGTTGAAATTGGGTATGTTCTAACCGATTCATCTATGTTCCTACTTAAGAACAACCCCTTCAGTGTGACACCTTTGATGCTGATCAAACTTGGTCCCACCGTGACAAAGGCATGGCATCATTTGTCTGATTGGTTCAAGAACGACGATCTCACAGCATTTGAGACGGCACATGGAATGACGTTTTGGGAGTATACTGACAGCGTGCCTAAATATGGCCAATCCTTCATTGACGCCATGGCAAGTGATTCTCGATTTGTTAGTAGTCTGTTACTTGATGATAAGTGCAAGAGAGTGTTTGAGGGATTGGAATCGCTGGTTGATGTTGGTGGAGGCACTGGGACTGTTGCAAAGGCCATCGCCGAATCATTCCCAAACTTGAAGTGCTCCGTGTTTGATCTCCCAAGTGTTGTTGCTGGCTTGCAAGGAACTGACAACCTTGAATACATTGCAGGCGACATGTTCGCTGATCCTATTCCTCCTTCTCATGCCATTTTGTTGAAG TGGATTTTGCATAACTGGAACGATGAGGAATGCGTGAAAATATTGAAGAAATGCAAGGAGGCAATCATGCAAAAAAGGAAAGGAGGGAAGGTGATTATCATAGACATGGTTGTGGAGGATGATGACAAGAAAGGTTGTTACGATCAATCACTTGAAACACAGCTCTTCTTTGACATGCTTATGATGATGTTATTCTctggaaaagaaagaaataaaagagaatgGAGCAACTTAATTGTTTCTGCTGGTTTTACTGACTATAAGATAACCCCAATTCTTGGATTGAGGTCAATCATTGAGATCTATCCATAG